Sequence from the Methanosarcina siciliae T4/M genome:
GTAAAAGCCAAGCGAATGAACATGAACCCTCTCAAGATCCAGGTCTTTCATGAGCTGGACAGCCCCCTGGTAGAGAGACATTATCCCGTTTTCCCCTTTCTTGATCACGGAATAGGACAGTTCCTCATAGCCGAGCACATTCAGGGCATTTGCGACCTCCACGGTGTCAAGGCCCAGGGAATGGACGTGCCTGGCAACAATTTCAGTAAGGATGGCTTTTCTTATAAGCCGGTTCTGGATGGATGTGAGTTCCACATGGATGCGGAGTTCCGGGTTCAGGGACTTCAGCTTTTCAATAACCTTTACGGAATTCTCGACATAATCCTTAAAGGTGGAACCGTCTTCGTATTCCTCTTTTATCATCTGATAGCCTGAGAGCATTGCCCCGTCAACCGGAAGGAGTGTGTCGAGCTGTTCGTAAATCTGCTTATCCATGTCCAGCCGGAGCCATTTGGGACGGGAAGAGATGATCAGACGGTTATCTCGCGGTACTTTGAAGGAGCTCCCGGCGCAGGTCACACTCATGTCTTTGGAATACTCGAGGATCCAGTTGACCTTTGACCCGAGCTCGGGATTGAAAGCTTCTCCCGGAGGCTTCAGGGAGACTTTTCCGTTTTCAACCTTAGGGTGCAGGATATTTCCCTTTGCCTTAAAGTATTCAGCCTGCTCCTCGGAAAGCCAGGGGACGTATGCTACCACTTTATTTAACCCCAGTTGGCCGAGAAGATTTGAAATGATCCCTGCCTGCCCGCCCATGCGGGCGTAGTCAAAACCCAGGTGCTCCTTGAGCCACTCATGAATATCTGAAGTGTATGAGGGCACTTCTGCAGCTTTTCCTTCCCGCATGGAAATAAGCAGGCGGGCAACAAAGTCCAGAGGTTCCGCAATCTCTCTCGGGTATACCGCTACCCTGTCCTGGATATCGGCCTCATCAAAAAGCCCGAAAAGCTTTGACAGGTCTTCTTCATTCAGATGTCTGATAGCATCTATGTTACTGTTATAAGCTACAAACATCCCGTCCAGATAAGGAAGGGCTTCCTTTGCATCGTAAAACGCTTCTTTATGGCGCTGTTCCCATTCTTCTATATCCACTTCGGTAAACCCCCTGGAATAAAATAAAGCATCCAGAATTAAAAAATTGAATTGAACTGGAATAAAGGAAAACAAAAGCAGAATAAATACGGGTTTTTGAGCACCCGGCTTATTCCGCGTTATACTTCCCCTATTTCCCATTTTACGTTTATTTTATTTAACTTTGTGCAGATTGGAGACCTGAAGGCAGGCCAGAACGATCCGAACTCAAAATCACGCTGTAGATTCGACAGCAATTAAACATCAAACTGTAGATTCATATCAATTCAAGGTCAATTCAAACTCTACAGTAATACAGGTTTATGTTGTGTATTCGGCATTGATCCTGACATAATCATAGGTAAGGTCACAGCCCCAGGCTGTTGCGGACTCCTCTCCCGTTCCAAAGTCCAGGATGATGATTATTTCCTCATTTGCCATTATCTTTTTCAGGAGCGCAAGGTCTGAAGCCCTGGAAACTTCCCCGGACTTCACAAGCTCGACTGTTTCTCCCTCTGCCGAGAAAGATAGGGAGAGCCTTTCCTGCTCAAGTTCGGCGCCCGAATATCCGGCAGCAGCCACAACCCTGCCCCAGTTGGGGTCTTTCCCGAAGATTGCGGACTTGACCAGAGGAGAACGTACAATAGCCTTTGCAGCAAGCCTGGCGTCTTCAGAGGTTTTTGCACCTGTGACTCTGGCTTCGATCAGTTTCGTAGCGCCTTCCCCATCCCTTGCCATCTTTTTTGCAAGATCCGTAAACGCATAGACAAGCGCATCCTCAAATTCATCGAGACATTCCATACAGGGCTTGATTCCGGACTTACAGGTAGAGGTGAAAAGCACCATATCATTCGTACTTGTGTCTCCATCGACAACAACCATGTTGAAAGTCTTGTCCACAGCTATCCTGAGAGCCGAATCAAGAACATCAGCAGGCACCAGGGCATCGGTATATGCAAAACAGAGCATGGTGCCCATGTTGGGCTCTATCATGCCCGAACCTTTTGCAATTGCCCCTATCCTGACTCCGCAGTCGAGTTCCACAGCGACCTCTTTTACAGCTTTGTCAGTGGTCATAATCGCCTTTGTAGCTGCAAGGCTGCATTCGGGGGAACTGCCAAGCCCCTCGAGGACTTCAGGCAGGTGTTCCCTGATCCATGAAACATCAAGCTTTCTGCCAATGACTCCTGTTGAGGCAACTGCAACAGTATCAGGTTCGAGGTCAAGACTTTCAGAAAGTGCAGATGCCATTTCCATTGCATCCAGAAAACCGTCATCACCAGTAAAGGCATTGGCATTTCCGCTGTTTGCAATTATAGCAGAAAGCCGGTGCTGAGTTTCAATTACTCCTTTACTAAGAACAACAGGAGCTGCAGTGACCTTATTTTTTGTGAAAACACCTGCTGCAGGACCTTCTGCCCGGATGACTGTAATTCCCATTTTACCGGGTTTTATCCCGTTTGCAGTTACGCCCTTTACCGCACAAATTCCACCCTCTATTTTCTTCATGAAAAATCTCCTTTCCCTCAAAGCTTTGCAAGGCCTTCGATAATATCTCCACGTGTGACAATCCCGACCACATGTTCGTTTTCCATTACTGGAAGCCTGGTGATCCTGTGCCTGACCATAAGTTCGGAAGCTTCTTCAACCGAGGCTTCGGAAGAGATTATGTGTACTTCCTTTGTCATCATCTCTCCAACCTTTGTAGAACCAACATCCGAAAGCATTTTTTTCGTTTCTTCCCAGCTAAGGAGTTCCCTTATCGGCACCTCTATAACTTCAAAAGGACTTGGAAGCCAGAGATTTCCTTTTTCCGGAATTACGAGTAGCTTAAGCAAGTCGGCCTCGCTTACTATCCCTACAAGCCGTCCGTCCTCAAGGACAGGAGCTCCGCTAATACTGTTTTCCTTAAGGAGCTTTGCAGCTTCCCGGACTGTGTCGTCAGGCTTACAGTAGACGACGTCAGGATTCATGACATCTTTTACTTTCATCGGACTACCCCAAGATAAAATTCCATTCTTATTTTAATTCGTCACCAGTTATATGTTCTCGCCTGCCCTACCTTTACGGAGCTGCTGCAGGCAGCCAGAGCCCGCGGGCCTCAGCCAGTCCGAACATAAGGTTCATGTTCTGGATAGCCTGCCCTGATGCGCCTTTGACAAGGTTATCGATTGCCGAGAGCACCACAACCCTGTTATTCTCCTTATCTGCTTCAAAACCGATGTCACAGAAGTTAGACCCCCGAACTGCGGTAAGGGAAGGGACTCCTCCCGGAAACCGGACGAAAGGTTTGTCCATGTAAAAGTTCTCATAAATTTCCTGCACATCTCCGGTCGAGAGAGGCTCTTTCGTAAAGAGGTGGGCAGTTGTAAGGATCCCCCTGATCGACGGGATTACATGGGGAGTGAAGCTGATGTTCCTGAGCTTTCCGTCCAGCCTGGTCAGCTCCTGTAAAATCTCAGCCCTGTGCCTGTGGGCTGTAAGCTTATACGGGATAATGTTTTCTGCGATGTTCGGATAATGAGAGGTTTCCGTTGGCGAGATCCCGGCACCTGAAATCCCTGTTTTGGAATCAAAAACTGCAATATCTATTAAACCTGCTGCTGCGAGAGGGGCGGCTGCAAGGTTTGCTCCGGTAGGAAAACAGCCGGGGTTTGCCACAAACTCTTCCCTGGCAGCTTCAGGGTGAAGTTCCACTAACCCGTACACTGCCTTCCTGGGGTCGATGTGCTTGATTCCGTATATTTTTTCAAATACAGGGATATCAAGCCTGTAGTCCGCACTAAGGTCGATTACCTTTGTACTGCCGTCGAGCAGCTCGGGGACGTAATTCATAGCAGTCCCGTGAGGCACCGCTACAAAGACCATATCGCAGCGCTCCCTTATTTCTTCGGGACCCGGATTTTCATACTTTAAGTCCAGAAAACCGGTGAGGTGCCTGTGGGTGCTTGATACGGGTTTTCCTGCAAGACTCCGGGAAGTTGCCAGCTCAAGCCTGACATCGGGGTGGCTTACAAGTAAGCGCAGGAGTTCTCCTCCTGTGTATCCGGAAGCTCCTATAATTCCTACCTTGATCATGGGTACTCACTGCCATTGTAATGTCAATACAAGATAATTAAGCTTGTTATCGAAAAAAACCAGAAAGAGAGCTATAAGTACGGATGACGGGAGAAGAGTAAGCTCATAAGATTATTTCCGCGCTGGATTATTCCGACTATGGAATTTAGACTACGGAATGAATTTAGACTATGGATTAAAAGAGGGGACCTCCTCCGGAATGTTCGAACTCAAGCGAAGTTCCGTCCTCGGTAAAGCAGACCTGAAGGAGCGATCCCCTTTTCATCTGTGGCCCTTAATGTTGAAATATTCCTGACTGCCATATTGCCCCCCGGGATAAAAAAGTCATAAAATTAATATTAAGACAGTACAGTTTAAATTTTTAGAGATATAAGAGTATTCCAGATAGCTCCTGACAGGTTAAGATCAGCTTCATTAAAGCATATATCTCTGGAAAGATTGCGCTGTAAGGTAAACTATTTCACCTTTATCAGCCTTTTTTCATGCAAGAAAATTCTTATGAGTGCTGACTTCCAGTAACAGGAGGGAAATAATGAGCAAAAAAAAGATGATTTACCTTGCAGGTCCACTCTTCTCGCGTGCCGAACTCGAATATAACCTGAAACTGAAGGATATGCTGCTCAACAATGGCTTTTCCGTTTTTTTGCCCCAGGAAGAAGCAGAAGATTCGGCACTGGGACGCGAAAGTCAGAACCAGGAATGTATATTCATGAAGTGCGCGGAAGGTGTGGATGCCTCCGACCTTGTTGTCGCTGTCCTTGACGGGGTGGACGTGGATTCAGGAACCGCCTGGGAGATAGGTTATGCCTATGCAAAAGGAAAACCTGTTATAGGACTCAGGACTGATTTCAGGGAATTTGCAGACGGTATCGTGAACCTGATGATTGAGATGTCTATCGTTTCCATGGCAAGAGACGAAGAAGAACTGCTGAAAATGCTGGAAAAATTCCGATAACCTTTTTCTTTCGGTTTACAATTTCCTGTATATAAACACAACATGGTATCAGCTTATTAACTTCACTTATCCTCCTATTTATCTCTCCGTTTTTACTAAAGACCAGTCCTTTACCTTTTCTGAAATCTCTTTTATACTCTTTATGAAATATTTATATACAATGTTCTGAAAACTTCCTTTATCTTTCTCTGGAATGTCCCTTTATCCTTCAAGAACATTTACCATTCAAGAACCTTCAGTTATCGTTTTCTGAAATTTCCTCTCGCCTTTTCCGGGATAATCTCATAAAAATGCAAAGAGATTATGCCTGTTAACTGAGTCGTAAAAATGACCTTTATTTTTGTAGAAAACTCATGAAAAGTCTTTTTTTTAACCAATATAAATTATCTCTCAAATGAGATAAATCATAAAAAATATTCAAATCCAGTAGCCGCAAATATAATGATTATTAATTTTAAAAATACTTATATGGAAGATAAGACATATTAAAAGTAGGAGGTTAAAAAAATGACCTTTCCAAAGGGATACACTTTTACTAAAGTGAGGACTTCCCGCGGGCCCGAGGTATATGTGACCCAATTCGGGAAACTGGTAAAGGTTGTGCCCTGCAACCAGCATGTGGTAATATCCGAAAGATATGCCAGCGACCTGATCAGGCAGATCGAATCGGATTAAAAGAGAAGAAATTATCCGAATTTTTATTTTTGACTCGGACCATTTCAGTTAAGCCTTGTTCGGCCGAACCCTTTTCGGTCTATCCTTTTCTGCATAACTGTTACATAGTAGACCATACCTTTTTTGAGAATATCCAAAATATGAGGGAATAATTTTAATTTTAGATAAATAAAATAATCCTAACAAAAGAGAGGAATCTGAGAAATTGATCAGGACTTACAGAGAAACAGACCTTGAAGAAATGTTAAGGATCTGGTACGACGCATCGGTCATTGCCCATTCTTTTGTTTCGGCTTCATTCTGGGCTTCGCAGAAATCCGCAATGAAAGAAATGTATCTGCCACTTGCCGAAAATTATGTTTGTGAGCAGGAAGGACAGGTTTCAGGCTTTATTTCACTTGTCGGAGAGAGTGTATGTGCCCTTTTTGTAGCTCCCGAAGCGCAGGGAAAAGGCATAGGAAAAGCTCTCCTCGAGCATGCAAAAACCCTGAAAGGCAGGCTCTCCCTGAATGTCTATAAGGATAATGAAAAAGCCACCCGCTTTTATGAAAGCAGAGGGTTTAAAGCTGCCGGGGAAGAGGTTGACGAGCATACAGGCTGCCTGCAGCTTTTGATGGAATGGGAATAAATAAAGGAAGAAGAAAGAAAAAAAGAAAGGCAGGAAGTAAAGGAGAGAAGGGCCATGAATTATAAAGCGGGAGACAGATCCTTTCAAGGAGGAGGAGACTCACTTTTCCGGCATCTTTTACCCGATACGCCGGAAGTAAAGAGAATAAAAAGCCTGCGGGGCAGAGAGTACGAATATGCCGAGTATATAGGAATAATCGAATATTCAATCGCCAGGCATTTTTGCGAGACTGACAGAAAAACAAAGGACAGGGATGCAATATCGGCATTAAAGAATACCAGGAAAAACTTCAACAAAGACATTGCTTTTTTCAAACCGGAGCTTGAAAGAGAAATCGTCAGAAACCTTATAGAAGTCCTTGAAGAAAAACCGAGAACTCAGCATGAGTTGAAACTGGTAATAGACTACGTTTTAGACGTTATAGAAAACAGAGCATGGATGGAAGACGAACAGGCATACATAAAATGGGCAGCTTACGTCATGAACCTGTTCACGGAAGAAGAGAATGAAGAGTATGAGAGAAGCATCAAAAAGCTAGCTGCCAGACTGGGTCTTTCCAGAAAACACGCAGATCTGATGCTCATGAAAGGGGAAGAGGAAGATTATTTCGAATTTGTAGAGGAATACGGGGCAGAAAGTGAAGGAAACGAGGGAAATGGAGGATGGGGTGAAGGAGAGGAGTCGGACGAAGAAGAACTGATCGCTGAGATGGAAAGAAGGTTCCTTTCCATGGAAGATTCCGAAAAATTCGATTTTCTGATGGAAAACGGCCCGGGGTTTTACGAATTTGTGGGAATCTACATCTCCGAACTGGCAGAAAAAGGAGAATTCGGAAGAATCCAGGAACTCTACAGCAAACTCACCGCGAAATACGACGATTTCCTCTACCTGTACGTTTACATGGGAGCAACCTACCTTGAGATAGACCCCGCCCTTGCAAAGTCCTATTTTGAACTGGCACTGAAAGCCCTCGATAAGCTCGATGAGCTTTCAGGCTCCACAAAAGAAAGATTAAGAGGCAACTTCCTTTCCCTGATCGAGAAAATAAACTGATTGCAAACATGCGGATTGTCAAAAGAACCCATCTATCAAACGGAAAGAGGGGCAAGGAGAAGCCGGACAGCCTTTTATCCGAATACTTTTTCATGAGGTCAACCTGTCCGATAAATCTTTTTGATCAGGGAAACCCGGTTCATTTTTTGAGAAGTAGTTTTTTGTCTTAAAGCATTTTGCTTAAAGAATTTCCTCTCATAACGGCAAAACCACTTTCAACAACAAGATGAACTCCACCCCAGAACAAATTGCCCGGACATTCTTCAAACACTGGTTCATCTATTTCATTTCGAGTTCCCGGATGAAAACGGGAACTCTTACAAATCAAGCGGTGGCAGGATGGTTGATTCGGAATTTAGGGGATCCCTGAGGGGGGTGGAGGGGGACTGACCGATCTCCTGCGTTGAGCGGGGCAAAACACATTAAAAACGATAATACATGAGCCAACTCTGCCAACGCAACTCGAGAAAAGAACTTAAAGTTATCAGTATCATTTATTTTAGAAATTAAATCTGTATACCCTTATATATTTATCGAGAGATATACCTGTAGACATTATAAAATGTTTTGATAAAAATAGACTGTAATCCATTAGTTAGTTTGTCATTATTTCTTGATACTCCTTACTCCCCCGAGATCTCATTCCCGGCTTCCTATGTACAGGAAACCCGAATGTACACAGTATAATTCTAGTATTTACTTAGGTAGGATGTGATATTTGAGTATTTATGGAAAAGATTAACTTATTAAATGGACCCTCCAGGATTAAACATTTTATATAGTCTAATTTAAAAGACTTTCCAAATCGTGGAGTAGAAATTCTGGAAAGTAGGGGTAGATTATGAAAAAAATATTATCATTGTTAGTGGGCGGTTTATTAATCGCCTGTATGGCTGGACCGGCTGTAGCGGCTGTAAAAGACGAAAACTTAATTGGAGATCCAGACGGACAGATTGTACTTACGGAATTAAACAAAGCTTTGACGGTTCCATTCAATTATGAACCTTACGGAGATATTATTTTAGGCGGGACAAAGCATAAAGTCACAGTTACACTTACTGAAACATCAGACGGACTGGAAGTGACTCTCCCAAAAGAATTTTACCCCAGCAAGTTGACTGCAAATGGTGACTCTGCCTCAAAAGAGGTGTATTTTTATTCTGATGATGATCCTTGGGCATGGTGGTATAAGTATTCTAATCCTAACACTGAAAACGCATATGTAAAATCAACAAAAGCAGGAGCTGAAGGATCTTTAAAAATTGAAGTTGAAGGGTTTGTTTATAGTAAATGTAGGTGCTGGTGTACACATGATGCTATAACTATTGCTGAAGATACTGACCCAATATCAACACAAATTCCCGAGTTTCCCACTGTTGCTCTTCCAGTTGCCGCGGTATTAGGACTTGTTTTCATATTCGGACGTAAAAAAGAAGGGCTGTGAGCGATCCAGGCTCTTTTTTCATTAATTTTTTCTTTTGATTCCTGCTTTAAATATTCTCTGTAAATCGGAACTACAGGACACTACTACATCGATTCCTAATTAATTGCATATTTGTTTCATATTGCAATTCCACCGGGAATCCTGTCTTCTCCTTCAACTTTATATTTCCACACAAATACCACAGGTTCCTCATTGAGTAAATTTATGTATTGATCGATCCTGTTCTTTAATTCCATTATTGATTTTACTCTTATTGCCTTTAAAAAGCCTCTACTCATTTTGCTTATGAAACTTTCAATAATATTCAACCATGATGCATGTTTTGGGGTAAATACGAACTTTAACTTCCCTTTTCCCAAGGTACTTATATATTTATTAGTTTCTTCTGATGTGTGTATTTTGTGGTTATCAAGAGTTGCTACGATTTTTGTATCCTGGTAATCTGATACTATTTCTTTTATAATCTCAATAAATTCACGACTTCTACCTTTTTCAAAAACTTTGTGATAAACTTTCCCGGTAATCAAATCAATACATGCAAATAATGAAAGAGTACCATGTCTAATATACTCATAATCTCTTGCCATCATAGGATATTTTCCTTCTGTTGGCATCATATCCGGGTATTTATTTTCAATAGCTTGAATGCCTGTTTTTTCATCACATGAAAGGATTACTCTATCTACCTTTTTCTTGGTATGAAAGTCCCTCTGATTTCGCACTCCGGACCCTCATTCAGAATTTTTGATTCTGTTGGAAGTAAATGTAACATTTTTGTCCTGTTAAATTGAAGCCAGGGTCCGGAATGTGTACTTTATGATACTTCCCCTTCACTAAATGTCAGGTTTCTTTTTTTCAACAATTGCGAATATTTCACTAATTATTGAGATACGTTCATCAACTGAAAATATCTCTGTCTCAACAATCTTCCTCCTTTGACCTTCTCCTTTTACATATCCCGTTTCATCTTCGTACATCTCATCATTTGTGATCAGATGCCATATTATTGTTGCAATTTTCCTTGCCAGGGCAATAATTGCCTTTGCATGTCCAATTGACTTCTTTTTTCTGTTAAAAAACTCTTTTAACTTGCTATTTCTCGTCCTTGCTGCTGCCTGAGCTATCTGTGTTAGAATCCACCTTGCTCCCTTTGGTCCTCTCTTAGTAATCCTTCCATTGTGGTATTTATCTGCAGATTGGTACACATTAGGAACCAGTCCAAGCCATGAAGCAAGTTTGTCCCCTGAAGCAAAATCTTTAAAATTGCCTATTTCAGCAATTAGAGTTGCCGCACCAAGTTCCCCTATACCTGGAACAGACATTAAAATTTCCATTTCCTGCTTATGATTCCCATAAGCATAATTGAAAATCTCTTTTTCCAAATGTTCGATTGAATCGTCAAAATCCTTTATCAGCTTCAAACATATATTAAGCCTGATTACAGCACTCTGGGAAATTTCTTTGTCCAGAAGTTCTCGGATCTGAGCGCTTTTTTTACGAACATTTGGAGAAAGGTTTTGTATAATCTGGTTAACATTTTTACCTGAACAGATCCCTGATAGGATCTCTCTACCATTTTTTCCAAAAATGTCTGTTAGCACATCTTTTAGATTTTCCAACGATAAAAGGCAGATGTTTTATCAAGGAGTCATGAATCGGAACCCAAAAGTCACTTGTTGATTCACATGCAACAACGTCACATTTTTCTGATGTAACCCAATTTCTAAGGCTTAAAATTCCATCTTCATCTCTATCAAAACGTTGTTGCTGTTTTTCACCGGATCTACAGAGGATAGTAGCAATCAAAAAACGTTTGTGAATATCTAAACCGCAAGATTTGTTTATTTCTCCTGCCAATTTACATTACTCCATCATTTCAAGGACAGTAGAATTACCTAAAAGGCAATTTGGTATCCGTGATCAAAGTCACATTTGGGCCTTCGATGGCAATTCAATGGTTAGTTTTTTGACGGCTTCGAAGAGCCAAAGAGAAAACAACCTTCCTGTCCAAAGGGAATGATGGAGTTAATATACAAAAAAGGTAAGTGAAAAGGACTTTCATTTTTTGGGCATGTTATTCC
This genomic interval carries:
- the pfkC gene encoding ADP-specific phosphofructokinase, with protein sequence MDIEEWEQRHKEAFYDAKEALPYLDGMFVAYNSNIDAIRHLNEEDLSKLFGLFDEADIQDRVAVYPREIAEPLDFVARLLISMREGKAAEVPSYTSDIHEWLKEHLGFDYARMGGQAGIISNLLGQLGLNKVVAYVPWLSEEQAEYFKAKGNILHPKVENGKVSLKPPGEAFNPELGSKVNWILEYSKDMSVTCAGSSFKVPRDNRLIISSRPKWLRLDMDKQIYEQLDTLLPVDGAMLSGYQMIKEEYEDGSTFKDYVENSVKVIEKLKSLNPELRIHVELTSIQNRLIRKAILTEIVARHVHSLGLDTVEVANALNVLGYEELSYSVIKKGENGIMSLYQGAVQLMKDLDLERVHVHSLGFYICILAKGHPLTLKEQRDSLLFSSVLAAAQALNGNIENLEEAEAGLEVPVSAKGLEDLENFQLYCTGRRLCTPDEFEYGYIYGSDHDAILIPSKVVEKPKATVGIGDTISAGAFVAMLAKMKQKQTGK
- a CDS encoding N-acetyltransferase; amino-acid sequence: MIRTYRETDLEEMLRIWYDASVIAHSFVSASFWASQKSAMKEMYLPLAENYVCEQEGQVSGFISLVGESVCALFVAPEAQGKGIGKALLEHAKTLKGRLSLNVYKDNEKATRFYESRGFKAAGEEVDEHTGCLQLLMEWE
- a CDS encoding PEF-CTERM sorting domain-containing protein; this encodes MKKILSLLVGGLLIACMAGPAVAAVKDENLIGDPDGQIVLTELNKALTVPFNYEPYGDIILGGTKHKVTVTLTETSDGLEVTLPKEFYPSKLTANGDSASKEVYFYSDDDPWAWWYKYSNPNTENAYVKSTKAGAEGSLKIEVEGFVYSKCRCWCTHDAITIAEDTDPISTQIPEFPTVALPVAAVLGLVFIFGRKKEGL
- the argJ gene encoding bifunctional ornithine acetyltransferase/N-acetylglutamate synthase; the encoded protein is MKKIEGGICAVKGVTANGIKPGKMGITVIRAEGPAAGVFTKNKVTAAPVVLSKGVIETQHRLSAIIANSGNANAFTGDDGFLDAMEMASALSESLDLEPDTVAVASTGVIGRKLDVSWIREHLPEVLEGLGSSPECSLAATKAIMTTDKAVKEVAVELDCGVRIGAIAKGSGMIEPNMGTMLCFAYTDALVPADVLDSALRIAVDKTFNMVVVDGDTSTNDMVLFTSTCKSGIKPCMECLDEFEDALVYAFTDLAKKMARDGEGATKLIEARVTGAKTSEDARLAAKAIVRSPLVKSAIFGKDPNWGRVVAAAGYSGAELEQERLSLSFSAEGETVELVKSGEVSRASDLALLKKIMANEEIIIILDFGTGEESATAWGCDLTYDYVRINAEYTT
- a CDS encoding nucleoside 2-deoxyribosyltransferase, with amino-acid sequence MSKKKMIYLAGPLFSRAELEYNLKLKDMLLNNGFSVFLPQEEAEDSALGRESQNQECIFMKCAEGVDASDLVVAVLDGVDVDSGTAWEIGYAYAKGKPVIGLRTDFREFADGIVNLMIEMSIVSMARDEEELLKMLEKFR
- the argC gene encoding N-acetyl-gamma-glutamyl-phosphate reductase, encoding MIKVGIIGASGYTGGELLRLLVSHPDVRLELATSRSLAGKPVSSTHRHLTGFLDLKYENPGPEEIRERCDMVFVAVPHGTAMNYVPELLDGSTKVIDLSADYRLDIPVFEKIYGIKHIDPRKAVYGLVELHPEAAREEFVANPGCFPTGANLAAAPLAAAGLIDIAVFDSKTGISGAGISPTETSHYPNIAENIIPYKLTAHRHRAEILQELTRLDGKLRNISFTPHVIPSIRGILTTAHLFTKEPLSTGDVQEIYENFYMDKPFVRFPGGVPSLTAVRGSNFCDIGFEADKENNRVVVLSAIDNLVKGASGQAIQNMNLMFGLAEARGLWLPAAAP
- a CDS encoding CBS domain-containing protein, whose amino-acid sequence is MKVKDVMNPDVVYCKPDDTVREAAKLLKENSISGAPVLEDGRLVGIVSEADLLKLLVIPEKGNLWLPSPFEVIEVPIRELLSWEETKKMLSDVGSTKVGEMMTKEVHIISSEASVEEASELMVRHRITRLPVMENEHVVGIVTRGDIIEGLAKL